The window CAGTAATTTTATCTGGCTTAATTCCCCATTTTTCTAAATGTTCGCCTACACCAAGTGAAGTAACAATCGTTTTTGCACCGGGCGCAATGGCTAACATACTCTGATAGTCGAGGTGGTCATAATGATCGTGGGTAATCACCAGCACATCGATATTTTTGAAATCAGCTGCTTTTACTACATCGGTACCAGGGAAAGCCTTGCTCCCAATAAATGAAAAGGGCGAAGGTGCTTTACTAAAAACCGGATCGACCAAAATCCGCAATCCATCAAGCTTGATTAAATAAGAAGAATGCCCAAACCAGATAATTTCGGGCGCATTGCTTTTAGGTTGGGTATCTAAATCAGGTTGATTAAAAGGAAGTGCCTGCACAGGGATCTTACCGGGATGCTTTTCGAAAAAGAATGCCTTTAATATGGTAAAGAAACTTACACCTTCGGGTTGCATTGGCGTAACTGAAAGATTTTGTAAGGCTCCCTGATTATAATTGGGTAACTGTTGGGTTTTGGCCAGTCTTAACCCTCTTGGTAAGCGACCAAAAACAGGCAGATTGGTTATTACTAAAAACGCAATAACGAGAAAAAGTATTATGTATAAGGCTATCATGTTATTTATAAATTGGAGCAAAATATGAATATGCTTTTATAAATATAATACACTAAAGATAAATGACGTATGGATTACTTGCGGGTTAAAACAAAAAAGTTCTCCGGTTTTAGTGCCGGAGAACTTTTTCAATTGATTAAGAGCGAATTATTTTAACAGCCACATAGCCTGGTTTACATCATCGTTACCTCCGTACTGGCTGGCAATGGCGGCCGAAAGGTTAGCCGAATTGTAACTCAGTTCGTTTGAAGGATACAACCATCTTAAAGGAAAATTAGTAGATGGCGAATTTAAGTTTGTAGTAGAATTAAGTTTAAATACCGGATAACCCGTTCTTCTGTTTTCGAACCAACCCTGATATTTGTTCCCCTGCAAAAAGCTGGCTAGATACTTTTGTGTAATTACCTGTGCTATTTGCTGCTCGGTAGTTCCCGTTAAAGCCACAGTAGCCGGAAAAGCATCGATATAAGCCGCATCCATTTTCATGTTATGGTTATAATCGGCCAAATCAGGGGTGTATTGGGCTATAAACTTCATTGAGTTGGTAATACCGTTGGCATAATAAGTTTGCGCAGGTGTACCGGTTATCCAGCCGCGTATGCTAGCTTCGGCCAGAATAAATTGTAAATCCCAATAGTTAAAAACGCCTACAGGCTCTGCGTTTACCAGGTTTACGTAACGGGCATTGATATCGGCATAGTCTTTATTCACCCTTCTGGTTTGTAAACTCGAAAATGAATCGGAAGGCTCTACACTGGGATATGCTGCCATATCGCTTTGCGAAACACCGGCAGTAATTTTAACCGGAGATGGCTTGGCATAATAGAAAAGACGCTTATCGTTAGTTCCCTTTAGTGGTTCTAATAGTACATTGGTTAACATGGTATAATTCGACTTAACGAATGAGTTACCCGATCCAGCGGGAACATCGCTCCATGGATAATTCTGACCAGCAGTTGCATTGTAAGCCAATGCAAAGTTATCATTGAAATCGCGCATTAAAGGGCGGTTGGCTACGATATCCTTAAAGCGTTCAATCACTTTCAAATCGGCATCACCTGTTTTTTTATAGAGATTGATTAATACATGCAACTCGAAACTATTGGTTAACCTTCTCCATTTATCGGTACTGCCAGCAAAAATAGGATCGCCTTCAAAGGTAGCTCCTGATGCAAATAAGGCATTGGCCTGATCCAGCTCGTTCAAAATACCAAGGAAAACCGTTTTTTGGCTATCATATTTAGGTTGTAATATCGCCTCCGATTCGCCTTTAACAGCATCGGTATAGGGAATATCACCAACCTGCATGGTGGTCATAAAAAATTGCCATGCTCTTACAAAATGGCCCAATGCCTGGTAGGATTTTTTTAGCCCATCGCTGGTGGCGTAATTTTCCATAGGGGTAATATTGCGCAAGAGGGTTATCCTACTAAAATCAGTGCGGCTAATTTTGTTGTATTGAAAATTCTCTTGTCCTTCGCCCCAGGTTAGATATTTGCCCAGTAAGAATGGCTGCATAAAAGATTTGGTGCTGCTGATATCTCCTCTGGTAATATTTAAAATCATACCCGTAGCCAGCATGGCTGAATTTACCTGTGTTGTTGTATTG is drawn from Pedobacter sp. HDW13 and contains these coding sequences:
- a CDS encoding MBL fold metallo-hydrolase, which encodes MIALYIILFLVIAFLVITNLPVFGRLPRGLRLAKTQQLPNYNQGALQNLSVTPMQPEGVSFFTILKAFFFEKHPGKIPVQALPFNQPDLDTQPKSNAPEIIWFGHSSYLIKLDGLRILVDPVFSKAPSPFSFIGSKAFPGTDVVKAADFKNIDVLVITHDHYDHLDYQSMLAIAPGAKTIVTSLGVGEHLEKWGIKPDKITELAWGQSITLFDSLELTAVPARHFTGRKFKRNRTLWSAFVLKTVNCKLFLGGDSGYDTHFAQIGGTYGPFDLALLECGQYNAYWPYIHMFPEDTVQAAIDLKAKVLMPVHWGKFSLAMHPWNEPVKRVVEAAAVKHLPLVTPRLGETIILNQYMPTENWWLEA
- a CDS encoding SusD/RagB family nutrient-binding outer membrane lipoprotein — protein: MKSKFLKYSLLLPALALLSNGCSKFDDINTNPNTTTQVNSAMLATGMILNITRGDISSTKSFMQPFLLGKYLTWGEGQENFQYNKISRTDFSRITLLRNITPMENYATSDGLKKSYQALGHFVRAWQFFMTTMQVGDIPYTDAVKGESEAILQPKYDSQKTVFLGILNELDQANALFASGATFEGDPIFAGSTDKWRRLTNSFELHVLINLYKKTGDADLKVIERFKDIVANRPLMRDFNDNFALAYNATAGQNYPWSDVPAGSGNSFVKSNYTMLTNVLLEPLKGTNDKRLFYYAKPSPVKITAGVSQSDMAAYPSVEPSDSFSSLQTRRVNKDYADINARYVNLVNAEPVGVFNYWDLQFILAEASIRGWITGTPAQTYYANGITNSMKFIAQYTPDLADYNHNMKMDAAYIDAFPATVALTGTTEQQIAQVITQKYLASFLQGNKYQGWFENRRTGYPVFKLNSTTNLNSPSTNFPLRWLYPSNELSYNSANLSAAIASQYGGNDDVNQAMWLLK